The Acidithiobacillus ferrooxidans ATCC 23270 genomic interval AATTGGGGCATATCGAAAAGCCCGACTGGGTCCGGGCGACCTACTGGTACCAAAGGTCTGCATTGGCCAAAAGGGACCCGGTGACCTGCTATCCCAACAAGGCGGTGGCCAAGACGGCATCCGGGATCGGGGCCTGGTGGCGCACCGAGGCGGAAGAGAATATGAACGGCGGCGATAACGACAACGGGCATTGCTAAAGGCCCGTTCTCCTGATGCGCCGGGAGGATGCGCGCCAATCACCCTTGTTTGCTTCGCAGGATGAATGATCTGTCTCCCATACCTCCCTTTGGCCCTCCTCGCGAGGGCCTTTTTTGGGGTACCCTCAGATGTCGAGTACACGCGCTTCCGTTATCTGTAGCAGTTCGTCCAGATCATTATGGGAGAATATCTCGGTGCCCGGCCGGGCAGCCGTGCCGCTGCCGCAGGCGACGGCCAGGCGCAGGGCCTCTGCCGGGCTTTGGCCGTGGGCCAGCGCGGCGACGAGACCGGCGACCATGGAGTCGCCCGAGCCGACCGTCGACTTCACCTGAATGGGGGGTGCCTTGGCAAAATAGCTGCCATCGGGCCCGACCAGCAGTGCTCCGTCGCCCCCCAGGGATACACAGACATACTGCACCCCTTCCCGCTGTATGGCGCGCGCCTCCTTCGCCACATCCTCCAGCGTGGGGAGCTCGCGCCGACGCAGGAGGGACAGCTCATAGCTATTGGGTTTGATCAGGAAGGGGTGATGGGGAAGGGCGTGTTGCAGGAGGGCGCCATGGGCGTCGACAATGGATTGTCCGCCTCCGGCGCGGACCCGATCGACCATATCTCCATAGAAATGATCATCCACGCCAGGGGGGACGGAGCCGGTGAGTACCGCGAAACCGTCTTTGCACAGGCCCAGAAAGGTTTCCCGGACTTCGGCGAGGATAGGTTCTGAAACCCGTGGCCCGATGCCGGTGATTTCAAACTGGGTGGCGGGGTCCCCCTGCAAAATGGTGGCGTTGACGCGGGTTTCCCCCTCTACGTGCACGCAGTGGGGATCGTCCAGGTGATGTTGCAGCAGCTTCTGTAGCAGTTCGCCGATATTGCCGGCCACGACGCAGC includes:
- a CDS encoding 1-phosphofructokinase family hexose kinase, with the protein product MTENNTRSPSIATLTLNPAVDIAYEVPHLIPDQKSHATSTRYDPGGNGINVARALKELLVYAHSCCVVAGNIGELLQKLLQHHLDDPHCVHVEGETRVNATILQGDPATQFEITGIGPRVSEPILAEVRETFLGLCKDGFAVLTGSVPPGVDDHFYGDMVDRVRAGGGQSIVDAHGALLQHALPHHPFLIKPNSYELSLLRRRELPTLEDVAKEARAIQREGVQYVCVSLGGDGALLVGPDGSYFAKAPPIQVKSTVGSGDSMVAGLVAALAHGQSPAEALRLAVACGSGTAARPGTEIFSHNDLDELLQITEARVLDI